The following are encoded together in the Methylomonas methanica MC09 genome:
- a CDS encoding SMI1/KNR4 family protein, which yields MIFTNQDKRVLESDVTAIETELRIRFPEPLRKLFVENNGGEPEPYVYQDDSLSTVVSETLPLISDSGRGTAVDTYNNLVVKKRLVGSNFFPFAVDAGGDYFFVDCSSDNADVYFFRSDTYPDLSKGLMNLKIGLDAFWLVLKLEERA from the coding sequence ATGATTTTCACTAATCAAGACAAGCGGGTATTGGAAAGTGACGTAACGGCAATAGAAACCGAATTGCGGATAAGGTTTCCTGAGCCCTTAAGAAAATTGTTTGTAGAAAATAATGGGGGAGAGCCGGAGCCGTATGTATATCAAGATGACTCACTATCGACCGTTGTAAGCGAAACGTTGCCGTTGATTTCCGATTCTGGCAGAGGAACTGCAGTTGATACTTACAATAACCTTGTGGTGAAGAAAAGACTGGTAGGTTCTAATTTTTTTCCGTTCGCCGTCGATGCTGGAGGAGATTATTTTTTTGTCGATTGCAGTAGTGACAATGCTGATGTGTATTTTTTTAGGTCTGACACCTATCCAGATTTGTCAAAGGGACTAATGAATCTTAAGATCGGTTTAGATGCGTTTTGGCTTGTTTTGAAGTTGGAAGAACGTGCGTAA